A stretch of Gemmatimonas aurantiaca T-27 DNA encodes these proteins:
- a CDS encoding alpha-D-glucose phosphate-specific phosphoglucomutase translates to MITVVPTSPFADQRPGTSGLRKRTPVFQQPHYLENFVQALLDEAALQPGQTLVVGGDGRFLNREAIGTIVRMAAANGITHVVVGRGGLLSTPAASHLIRQGAAGGIILSASHNPGGPDGDFGIKYNTGNGGPAPESFTNRVAERAAALTSYRVAELPAFDLDKLGEQPLGSLKLEVVDPVSAYAALMETLFDFGAIRALIAGGFRVRFDAMHAITGPYAVEILERRLGAPKGTVINGTPLPDFGGGHPDPNLTYAPELVNELFGDNAPDFGAASDGDGDRNMILGQRFFVTPSDSLAVLAANATLVPAYKSGLAGVARSMPTSMAVDAVAAKLGIPCYETPTGWKFFGNLLDAGRITLCGEESFGTGSNHVREKDGLWAVLFWLNVVAVRGESVEQIVRAHWAEYGRNYYTRYDYEGVPTEAANSVMAHLRAQLPELPGKELGGRMVKAADDFSYTDPIDGSVSAKQGIRLLFEDEARIVYRLSGTGTEGATIRVYMEMRSAEVNSLRTTEDPPVNGMATVALTIADLVSKTGMRQPTVIT, encoded by the coding sequence ATGATCACAGTCGTTCCGACGTCCCCGTTCGCTGACCAGCGGCCGGGGACGTCCGGTTTGCGGAAGCGCACACCCGTGTTTCAGCAGCCGCACTATCTCGAGAACTTCGTGCAGGCGTTGCTCGACGAAGCCGCACTGCAGCCCGGGCAAACGCTGGTGGTGGGTGGCGACGGTCGCTTTCTCAACAGAGAAGCGATTGGCACCATCGTGCGCATGGCCGCCGCCAATGGCATCACGCATGTGGTGGTGGGGCGTGGTGGACTGCTGTCCACACCGGCCGCGTCGCATCTCATTCGGCAGGGCGCCGCAGGCGGCATCATTCTCTCGGCCAGCCACAACCCCGGCGGCCCCGATGGTGATTTCGGCATCAAGTACAACACCGGCAACGGCGGTCCGGCGCCCGAGTCGTTCACCAACAGGGTGGCCGAGCGTGCGGCCGCGCTCACGTCATATCGTGTGGCCGAGCTGCCCGCGTTCGACTTGGATAAGCTGGGTGAGCAGCCGCTTGGAAGCTTGAAGCTTGAAGTAGTTGATCCGGTGAGTGCGTATGCCGCGCTGATGGAGACGCTGTTCGACTTCGGCGCCATTCGCGCATTGATCGCCGGCGGGTTTCGTGTGCGGTTCGACGCCATGCACGCCATCACCGGCCCGTACGCGGTGGAGATTCTCGAGCGGCGGCTCGGAGCGCCCAAGGGCACCGTCATCAACGGCACGCCCCTGCCCGACTTTGGTGGTGGGCATCCCGACCCCAACCTCACCTACGCGCCCGAACTGGTGAATGAACTGTTCGGCGACAACGCGCCCGACTTTGGCGCCGCGTCGGATGGCGACGGTGACCGCAACATGATTCTGGGCCAGCGCTTCTTCGTAACGCCGAGCGACAGTCTGGCCGTGCTGGCCGCGAATGCCACGCTGGTGCCCGCATACAAGAGTGGCCTGGCCGGCGTGGCGCGCAGCATGCCCACCAGCATGGCCGTGGACGCGGTGGCCGCGAAGCTGGGAATTCCGTGTTACGAGACGCCCACCGGCTGGAAGTTCTTCGGCAATCTGCTGGACGCCGGCCGTATCACACTGTGTGGTGAGGAAAGCTTTGGTACGGGAAGCAACCATGTGCGCGAGAAGGACGGCCTGTGGGCCGTGCTGTTCTGGCTGAACGTAGTGGCCGTGCGTGGTGAGAGTGTGGAGCAGATCGTGCGGGCGCACTGGGCCGAGTATGGGCGCAACTACTACACCCGCTATGACTACGAAGGTGTGCCCACCGAAGCCGCGAACAGCGTGATGGCACATCTGCGCGCGCAGTTGCCAGAGTTGCCGGGCAAGGAACTGGGCGGGCGCATGGTGAAGGCTGCGGATGATTTCTCATATACCGATCCGATTGATGGATCGGTGAGCGCGAAGCAGGGGATTCGCTTGCTGTTCGAGGATGAGGCGCGCATTGTCTACCGGCTGTCGGGGACGGGCACTGAAGGCGCGACCATTCGCGTCTATATGGAAATGCGATCAGCGGAAGTGAATAGCCTGCGAACAACAGAGGACCCGCCAGTCAACGGTATGGCCACTGTCGCACTGACCATAGCCGATCTCGTCAGCAAAACCGGCATGCGTCAGCCGACTGTCATCACATAG
- a CDS encoding (2Fe-2S)-binding protein: MPISLKINGTSRTVDVPADMPLLWVLRDELDLKGTKFGCGANRCGACTVHVNGAAQRSCTFPVSRAAGAEITTIEGLSPDGAHAVQKAWEELDVPQCGYCQAGQMMAAASLLEKTPKPTNAQIDSALNTNLCRCATYLRIRAAVHRAAEIKAGGAAVGSSSAPGED, from the coding sequence ATGCCGATCTCTCTCAAGATCAACGGCACGTCCCGCACGGTCGATGTCCCCGCTGATATGCCCTTGTTGTGGGTGCTGCGTGATGAACTCGACCTCAAGGGCACCAAGTTCGGATGCGGCGCCAATCGTTGTGGCGCCTGCACCGTGCACGTGAACGGCGCCGCGCAGCGTTCCTGCACGTTCCCCGTCTCCCGCGCCGCCGGCGCCGAGATCACCACCATCGAAGGCCTCTCGCCCGATGGCGCGCATGCCGTGCAGAAGGCGTGGGAAGAACTCGACGTCCCGCAGTGCGGTTACTGTCAGGCCGGCCAGATGATGGCCGCCGCGTCGCTGCTCGAAAAGACACCCAAGCCCACCAACGCGCAGATCGACAGCGCGCTCAACACGAATCTCTGCCGCTGCGCCACCTACCTGCGCATTCGTGCGGCCGTGCATCGTGCCGCCGAGATCAAGGCCGGTGGAGCCGCCGTCGGCAGCAGCAGCGCTCCCGGGGAGGATTGA
- a CDS encoding Ig-like domain-containing protein, which translates to MSRTAQATAVMRDAANNTLAGRTATWSSSVTNIATVSAAGLVTAVAPGTATNEGRTGTAALTVSAPAIASITFPADSIGVPLRARAQLTPVVRDELGAVVTGRTITYQSSATNLVSVSATGEVRSVLPGSATITATVEGKSGTVKVGGTLADLSAIVDSIRQARGMPAMGGAIVHREGLIGLGVGGTRRATGGAAVTVNDKWHLGSNTKALTGVLAGMAVDAGVLTWNRTVSQAFPELSGSMLRCTALCRSPNCSPTPAA; encoded by the coding sequence GTGAGTCGCACCGCCCAGGCCACGGCCGTCATGCGCGATGCGGCGAACAACACCCTGGCCGGCCGCACGGCCACGTGGTCGTCCTCGGTCACCAATATCGCCACCGTGAGCGCGGCGGGATTGGTCACCGCAGTAGCACCCGGCACGGCCACCAATGAAGGACGCACCGGCACGGCCGCACTCACCGTGTCCGCACCGGCCATCGCATCCATCACCTTCCCGGCCGACAGCATCGGCGTGCCGCTGCGGGCACGCGCGCAACTCACGCCGGTGGTGCGCGATGAACTGGGCGCGGTGGTCACCGGTCGCACCATCACCTATCAGTCGAGCGCGACGAACCTCGTGTCTGTTTCGGCTACGGGTGAGGTGCGCTCCGTGCTGCCGGGCAGTGCCACCATCACCGCTACTGTGGAAGGCAAAAGCGGCACGGTGAAGGTGGGCGGCACACTCGCCGACCTGTCGGCCATCGTGGACTCCATACGTCAGGCGCGCGGCATGCCCGCAATGGGCGGCGCCATTGTGCACCGCGAAGGACTGATCGGCCTGGGTGTTGGCGGCACACGCCGAGCGACTGGCGGCGCGGCGGTGACGGTGAATGACAAGTGGCATCTGGGCTCCAATACCAAGGCGCTCACTGGCGTGCTCGCTGGCATGGCGGTGGACGCGGGGGTGCTCACGTGGAATCGCACCGTGTCGCAGGCATTTCCCGAGCTGAGTGGCAGCATGTTGCGGTGTACGGCCCTGTGCCGCTCACCGAACTGCTCGCCCACACCAGCGGCATGA
- a CDS encoding xanthine dehydrogenase family protein molybdopterin-binding subunit codes for MSTETETPVAPKATSRREFLRATALVGGGIMLASYAEPLGALERFAAGSTPLADPMLSAFIRITPDNIVTIIAKNPEIGQGIKTMLPMLIADELDVDWKQVRVEQADFDPTKYQSQIAGGSTATPTNWLPQRRVGAAGRAMLLQAAASKWNVPASELTTSKGVVYHAASKREATYGSLATAAASVTPPALDTVPLKEPKQFTIIGKRTHTVGLKDILTGKPIFGIDVTVPNMHYATFVKAPVYTAKVASANLDVVKAQPGVTHAFVVEGTNNLAGLKAGVAIVGTNWWRVQEARKKLVVQWAEHPTSQQSSAAFAAKAKEFFGAAPHRTIRNDGDYDAAIKSAAKVIEAEYTYPFINHATLEPQNCTARMNADGTCEMWTTSQTPQGGRALVATTLGLKEDQVLMHMMRAGGGFGRRLYNEPLAEVAWIAREAKVPVKLIWTREDDMQHDQFRPGGFHKFTAGVDANGKLVAFRNHFATFGEGERFASSADIGPTEYPARFVPNLRMDVSVMPLGVPTGALRAPRSNALSFAFQGFIDECATAAGKDAIQFRIDMLKSEIPPTTPLTPQQQAGLMDAQRVIGILEQVRDVSGWGKTTLPKGTGMGVAFYFSHRGYFAEVVQATVSKAGQVKVDKVWAVGDVGSEIINPNHAEQQTQGAVLDAMGQAYGQEITFTAGKADQGNFSPATTAAGSANNFPLLRISQAPPVVEVHWKKTNFSPTGIGEPAMPPFIPALMGAIYQATGKRVRQLPLSKVDLRWS; via the coding sequence ATGTCCACGGAAACGGAAACCCCGGTAGCCCCCAAGGCCACGTCACGCCGCGAATTCCTGCGCGCCACGGCACTTGTTGGTGGTGGCATCATGCTCGCGAGTTACGCCGAACCCCTGGGCGCGCTCGAGCGCTTTGCCGCCGGCAGCACGCCGCTGGCTGATCCCATGTTGTCGGCCTTCATCCGCATCACGCCCGACAACATCGTCACCATCATCGCGAAGAATCCCGAGATCGGTCAGGGCATCAAGACCATGTTGCCCATGCTGATCGCCGATGAACTCGATGTGGACTGGAAGCAGGTGCGGGTCGAACAGGCCGACTTCGATCCCACCAAGTATCAGTCGCAGATCGCCGGTGGTTCCACCGCCACGCCCACCAACTGGCTGCCGCAGCGTCGTGTGGGTGCCGCCGGTCGGGCCATGCTGCTGCAGGCCGCCGCGTCCAAGTGGAATGTGCCGGCGAGTGAACTCACCACGTCGAAGGGTGTGGTGTATCACGCCGCGTCCAAGCGCGAAGCCACCTACGGCTCACTGGCCACCGCTGCAGCCAGTGTCACGCCGCCCGCGCTCGACACGGTGCCGCTCAAGGAGCCCAAGCAGTTCACCATCATCGGCAAGCGCACGCACACGGTGGGGCTCAAGGACATCCTCACCGGCAAGCCGATCTTCGGCATCGACGTGACGGTGCCCAACATGCACTACGCCACGTTCGTGAAGGCGCCCGTGTACACCGCCAAGGTGGCCAGCGCCAATCTCGACGTGGTCAAGGCGCAGCCCGGTGTCACACACGCGTTCGTGGTGGAAGGCACCAACAACCTCGCCGGTCTCAAGGCCGGTGTGGCCATCGTGGGCACCAACTGGTGGCGAGTGCAGGAAGCCCGCAAGAAGCTGGTGGTGCAGTGGGCCGAACATCCCACCTCGCAGCAGTCGAGTGCCGCCTTTGCCGCCAAGGCCAAGGAGTTCTTCGGTGCGGCGCCGCATCGCACCATTCGCAACGACGGCGATTACGATGCGGCCATCAAGAGCGCGGCCAAGGTGATCGAGGCGGAGTACACCTATCCGTTCATCAATCACGCCACGCTCGAACCGCAGAACTGCACGGCGCGCATGAACGCCGATGGCACCTGCGAGATGTGGACCACGTCGCAGACCCCGCAGGGTGGCCGAGCGCTGGTGGCCACCACGCTGGGGCTCAAGGAAGACCAGGTCCTCATGCACATGATGCGGGCCGGTGGTGGCTTTGGCCGTCGTCTGTACAACGAACCCCTGGCCGAAGTGGCATGGATTGCGCGCGAAGCCAAGGTGCCCGTGAAGCTGATCTGGACGCGTGAAGACGACATGCAGCACGACCAGTTCCGTCCGGGTGGTTTCCACAAGTTCACCGCCGGCGTGGATGCCAACGGCAAGCTGGTCGCGTTCCGCAATCACTTCGCCACGTTTGGCGAAGGCGAGCGCTTTGCATCCAGCGCCGACATCGGTCCCACCGAGTATCCCGCGCGTTTCGTGCCCAACCTGCGCATGGATGTTTCGGTCATGCCACTCGGCGTGCCCACGGGCGCGCTGCGTGCGCCGCGCTCCAACGCGCTGTCGTTTGCGTTCCAGGGGTTCATCGACGAATGCGCCACGGCCGCGGGCAAGGATGCGATTCAGTTCCGTATCGACATGCTCAAGTCGGAGATCCCGCCCACCACGCCGCTCACGCCGCAGCAGCAGGCAGGGCTGATGGATGCGCAGCGTGTGATCGGCATTCTCGAGCAAGTGCGTGATGTGTCGGGCTGGGGCAAGACGACGCTGCCCAAGGGCACCGGCATGGGCGTGGCGTTCTACTTCAGCCACCGCGGCTACTTCGCCGAAGTGGTGCAGGCCACGGTGAGCAAGGCCGGTCAGGTGAAGGTGGACAAGGTGTGGGCGGTGGGTGATGTGGGTAGTGAGATCATCAACCCCAACCACGCCGAGCAGCAGACGCAGGGTGCCGTGCTGGACGCGATGGGCCAGGCATATGGTCAGGAGATCACGTTCACGGCCGGTAAGGCCGATCAGGGCAACTTCTCCCCTGCCACCACCGCCGCCGGCTCGGCGAACAACTTCCCGCTGCTGCGCATCAGCCAGGCGCCGCCGGTGGTGGAAGTGCACTGGAAGAAGACCAACTTCTCGCCCACCGGCATTGGCGAGCCCGCGATGCCGCCGTTCATTCCCGCGCTGATGGGGGCCATCTATCAGGCCACCGGCAAGCGTGTCCGGCAGTTGCCACTCTCGAAGGTCGACCTTCGCTGGAGCTGA
- a CDS encoding PQQ-dependent sugar dehydrogenase, producing MRASASAAAVLLMAAACNEAPNGTQVVADSTRTDTTTNPGTPSQVLADRSPTPGSIRGVVRAETWASGLVNPWGIEILPDGRALVTERPGRLRIVAVNGQLSAPVTGVPAVYAEGQGGLLDVALDPGFASNGLIYLSFAESGTGGAGTSVARGRLVGNALQDVQVIYRQTPKLNGGGHYGSRLVFARDGKLFVTQGDRMNWRDYAQDLARGQGKVMRINPDGTVPSDNPFTGQSSARPEIWSYGHRNVQAAALHPTTGQLWTVEHGARGGDELNHPERGKNYGWPVITYGVDYSGARIGEGTAKEGMEQPVYYWDPVIAPSGMTFYNADAIPGWKGSVIIGSLTPGALVRLELTNGRVTKEERYLGELGERIRDVTVGPDGFIYVVTDSGSGRVLRIRPVIG from the coding sequence GTGCGGGCTTCTGCTTCGGCGGCTGCGGTGCTGCTGATGGCGGCGGCGTGCAATGAGGCGCCGAATGGGACGCAGGTGGTGGCGGATTCGACACGGACCGATACCACCACCAATCCGGGCACGCCGAGCCAGGTGTTGGCGGATCGTTCTCCAACGCCCGGGTCGATCAGAGGGGTGGTGCGTGCGGAGACGTGGGCGAGTGGCTTGGTCAATCCATGGGGGATAGAAATTCTCCCTGATGGGCGGGCACTGGTGACCGAACGACCGGGGCGACTGCGCATTGTGGCGGTGAATGGTCAACTGTCGGCGCCGGTGACTGGTGTACCGGCGGTGTACGCGGAGGGGCAGGGCGGGCTGCTGGATGTGGCGCTCGATCCGGGCTTCGCGAGCAACGGGCTGATCTACCTGTCGTTTGCCGAATCGGGCACGGGGGGCGCGGGCACGTCGGTGGCGCGTGGGCGGTTGGTGGGCAACGCGCTGCAGGATGTGCAGGTGATCTACCGACAGACGCCCAAGCTCAACGGCGGCGGGCACTATGGCTCGCGACTGGTATTCGCGCGCGACGGCAAGTTGTTCGTGACCCAGGGTGATCGCATGAACTGGCGTGACTACGCGCAGGATCTGGCGCGTGGACAAGGCAAGGTGATGCGCATCAATCCCGATGGCACGGTGCCGTCGGACAATCCGTTCACCGGTCAGAGCAGTGCGCGGCCGGAGATCTGGTCCTACGGGCATCGCAATGTGCAGGCGGCGGCGCTGCATCCCACCACGGGACAGTTGTGGACGGTGGAGCACGGTGCGCGTGGTGGCGATGAACTCAATCATCCCGAACGCGGCAAGAACTACGGCTGGCCGGTGATCACGTACGGTGTGGACTATTCCGGCGCGCGTATCGGCGAAGGCACGGCAAAAGAGGGGATGGAGCAGCCGGTGTACTACTGGGATCCTGTCATCGCCCCGTCGGGCATGACGTTCTACAACGCCGATGCGATTCCCGGATGGAAGGGCAGTGTGATCATCGGGTCACTCACACCTGGCGCGCTGGTGCGACTCGAACTCACCAATGGTCGTGTGACAAAAGAAGAACGCTACCTCGGCGAACTGGGGGAGCGCATTCGTGATGTCACGGTGGGCCCGGATGGGTTCATCTATGTCGTCACTGACAGTGGCAGTGGTCGCGTGTTGCGGATTCGGCCCGTGATCGGGTGA
- a CDS encoding AAA family ATPase produces MESIRLQNLRSLRDSSFIRLAPITLLVGGNSSGKSTFLRALPLLRQSAETATTGPILWYGNYVDYGSFTESVSSFTNEKEITLSFRIPVNSTHERVGSSSSLGWRRYPGYRIVAPENTTCDVAISIRGDGITNRNYVRSLELSLLNHVACLYFEEDASLSRFVVNGEEVPRDAHKRIEVRPGIILPRLLVRRDDFDLIANEQLSSPSSLKAYLFRESLVTCLRQFVHGNAKDMSIWSNAARLPLSDQNSMVHHIASLPNLRKGASDSIRRADSASPALSKLIRLLVASSVPAILNDCDIYISQFASRVHYAKPVRATAERYYRQQDLAVNEIDSDGRNVAMFLRSLSLEERTDFSNWLQSELNIKVSAQEDTGHVSLFVAEGGGEYNLADVGFGFSQLLPVVAHLWATQRSRGSIQPVPPTCFAIEQPELHLHPRIQAQLVDVFIRAVKSARKQGIDLRLIIETHSETMVNRIGSKIASSDLAPEDAMVVVFERKPTSPATEVSIASFDAQGALQNWPFGFFEPEL; encoded by the coding sequence ATGGAATCAATACGACTGCAAAACCTCCGCTCCTTGCGCGACTCGAGCTTCATACGCTTGGCGCCCATCACGCTCTTAGTTGGAGGCAATAGCTCCGGGAAGAGTACATTCCTCCGAGCTTTGCCGCTCTTACGTCAGAGCGCTGAAACCGCAACCACCGGGCCGATTCTATGGTATGGCAACTACGTGGACTACGGTAGCTTCACGGAGAGTGTATCCTCATTCACCAACGAGAAAGAGATCACACTTTCCTTTCGTATACCTGTCAACTCCACTCACGAAAGAGTTGGCTCCAGCTCATCGCTCGGTTGGCGACGATACCCTGGCTATCGCATCGTTGCACCGGAGAATACAACATGCGATGTCGCTATATCGATTCGTGGAGATGGGATCACCAATAGAAACTATGTTCGCTCGTTGGAATTGTCTTTGCTCAATCATGTTGCATGTCTCTACTTCGAAGAAGACGCATCACTTTCTCGGTTTGTTGTCAACGGAGAAGAAGTGCCAAGGGACGCACACAAACGCATTGAGGTGCGCCCAGGCATCATACTTCCTAGACTTCTTGTTAGGAGAGATGATTTCGATCTCATAGCCAATGAGCAACTATCATCTCCTTCAAGCCTCAAGGCCTATCTGTTCCGAGAGAGTCTAGTGACCTGCCTGAGGCAATTCGTCCACGGAAATGCAAAGGATATGAGCATATGGTCGAATGCCGCCAGACTTCCTCTCAGTGATCAGAATAGCATGGTTCATCACATCGCGTCATTGCCCAATCTTCGGAAGGGAGCGAGCGACAGTATTCGACGCGCGGACTCTGCTAGTCCAGCACTCTCAAAGCTCATTCGCCTCTTAGTCGCCAGCTCAGTCCCGGCAATCTTGAACGACTGCGATATCTACATATCGCAGTTTGCGAGCCGCGTCCATTACGCGAAACCTGTTCGAGCCACGGCGGAGCGCTACTACCGACAGCAGGATCTTGCTGTGAATGAAATCGACTCTGACGGCCGAAATGTAGCGATGTTCCTTCGGAGTCTGTCGTTGGAAGAACGCACTGACTTTTCAAACTGGCTTCAGTCGGAACTGAACATCAAAGTGTCTGCGCAAGAGGACACAGGCCACGTATCACTATTCGTAGCAGAGGGTGGAGGTGAATACAATCTTGCAGACGTTGGATTCGGGTTCAGTCAACTCCTTCCGGTAGTTGCCCACCTTTGGGCTACTCAGCGTAGCAGAGGATCAATTCAGCCGGTCCCACCAACCTGCTTTGCGATCGAGCAACCAGAACTGCACCTCCACCCGAGGATCCAAGCTCAACTAGTAGATGTCTTCATTCGAGCTGTAAAGTCCGCTCGAAAGCAAGGCATCGATTTGCGTCTCATTATTGAAACTCATAGCGAGACTATGGTTAACCGTATTGGCAGTAAGATTGCTTCATCTGACCTCGCGCCAGAAGATGCAATGGTTGTGGTCTTTGAAAGAAAGCCGACATCTCCAGCAACGGAAGTGTCGATCGCCAGTTTTGATGCACAGGGCGCACTTCAGAACTGGCCCTTTGGATTTTTTGAACCAGAGCTGTAA
- a CDS encoding serine/threonine-protein kinase: MTTFRADESPVEPTPLRVSVRERLQRQLDGAYLISRELSGGGSASVFLANEIALDRPVVIKAISPELAAGVDVERFRREISFAARLQHPHLVPLLSAGTTADPLPLPQTDDMPSASTAGTATSAARLIPWFSMPYVQGQTLRERLIAGRMLPLPEVMRLLREIASALAYAHARNIVHRDIKPENVLLCDGVAMITDFGVAKALVDASDDPRRSERRVTTVSMALGTPAYMAPEQVNSARLVDHKADIYALGCLAYELLVGTPPFVRPSLRATMAAQIGEAPTPLGDQRSDIPAALADVIMQCLEKDPQKRPHSASVIVKTIDAFQAQPITTGEYTAAMGSGSFKSAIAAASTPVSTKSAEAPKASTSGTRFVLIGAGVMAVAAAAMYALRAR, translated from the coding sequence GTGACCACATTTCGAGCCGACGAGTCACCGGTTGAGCCCACCCCACTGCGGGTGAGCGTGCGAGAGCGCCTCCAGCGACAATTGGACGGCGCCTATCTCATTTCACGTGAGCTGTCGGGCGGCGGATCGGCGAGTGTGTTTCTCGCCAACGAGATCGCGCTCGATCGTCCCGTGGTGATCAAGGCCATCTCTCCCGAGTTGGCCGCTGGCGTGGACGTGGAGCGCTTCCGTCGCGAAATCAGTTTTGCCGCGCGGTTGCAGCATCCGCACCTCGTGCCACTGCTCAGCGCCGGTACCACCGCCGATCCGCTGCCGCTACCGCAGACGGACGACATGCCGTCGGCATCGACAGCAGGGACCGCCACATCGGCCGCGCGCCTCATCCCGTGGTTCAGCATGCCGTACGTGCAGGGACAGACACTGCGCGAGCGACTCATCGCTGGCCGCATGCTGCCGTTGCCGGAAGTCATGCGCCTGCTGCGGGAAATCGCCTCGGCATTGGCCTATGCCCACGCGCGCAACATCGTGCACCGCGATATCAAACCGGAAAACGTGTTGCTGTGTGATGGTGTGGCCATGATCACCGATTTTGGCGTGGCCAAGGCTCTCGTCGACGCCAGCGACGACCCGCGGCGTTCCGAACGGCGCGTGACCACGGTGAGCATGGCGCTTGGCACGCCGGCCTACATGGCGCCCGAACAGGTCAACTCGGCGCGACTCGTCGACCACAAGGCCGACATCTATGCGCTGGGATGCCTGGCCTACGAACTGCTCGTTGGCACACCGCCGTTTGTGCGTCCCTCATTGCGCGCCACCATGGCCGCGCAGATCGGCGAAGCTCCCACGCCGCTCGGCGATCAGCGCAGTGATATTCCGGCCGCGCTCGCCGACGTGATCATGCAGTGCCTCGAAAAGGATCCGCAGAAACGCCCGCATTCGGCGTCCGTGATCGTGAAGACCATCGACGCCTTTCAGGCGCAGCCGATCACAACGGGGGAATACACGGCGGCCATGGGCAGCGGGTCATTCAAGTCCGCGATCGCGGCGGCATCAACACCCGTGTCGACGAAGTCGGCCGAAGCCCCGAAGGCATCGACGAGCGGCACACGGTTTGTCCTGATCGGCGCCGGCGTGATGGCCGTGGCGGCTGCGGCGATGTACGCCTTGCGAGCGCGCTGA
- a CDS encoding LLM class flavin-dependent oxidoreductase: MELGIYTFGETDPRRTDDSTVVARRIQDLIEEIVLADEVGLDVFGVGEHHRPDYVVSSPSVVLAAAAARTSRIRLTSAVTVLSSDDPVRVFQDFATLDLISNGRAEIMAGRGSFIESYPLFGQDLDDYDALFSEKLQLLLALRESEHVTWQGVHRPSIDHRGVYPRPLQQPLPVWIAVGGTPASVVRAGTLGLPLAIAIIGGMPERFVPFADLYREAGAKAGHDPASLKVSINSHGFIADRVEQAVETAFPPYIDTMARIGRERGWPMPTRQQFDFERSPRGAMLLGSPQEVIDKILFEHELFKHDRMMIQFSVGPMQHADIMRSIELFGTQVAPAVRKALGVPAAIATDTPESPAP; encoded by the coding sequence ATGGAACTCGGCATCTACACCTTCGGTGAAACGGATCCCCGACGCACGGACGACAGCACGGTCGTTGCGCGCCGCATCCAGGACTTGATCGAAGAGATCGTACTCGCGGATGAGGTCGGTCTCGATGTCTTTGGTGTGGGCGAACATCATCGGCCCGACTACGTCGTCTCGTCTCCGTCGGTGGTACTGGCGGCCGCGGCCGCACGCACATCACGCATCCGTCTGACCAGTGCCGTCACAGTGCTGAGCTCGGATGACCCGGTGCGTGTGTTCCAGGACTTCGCGACGCTGGATCTGATTTCCAACGGACGTGCCGAAATCATGGCCGGCCGCGGCAGCTTCATCGAGTCGTATCCGTTGTTTGGGCAGGACCTCGATGACTATGACGCGTTGTTCAGCGAGAAGCTGCAATTGCTGCTCGCGCTGCGTGAATCGGAGCATGTGACGTGGCAGGGTGTGCACCGACCGTCCATCGATCATCGTGGTGTGTACCCACGCCCGCTGCAGCAACCGCTGCCGGTGTGGATTGCGGTGGGTGGTACTCCCGCGTCGGTGGTGCGCGCCGGCACACTGGGATTGCCACTCGCCATCGCGATCATCGGAGGCATGCCGGAGCGGTTTGTGCCGTTCGCGGATCTGTATCGTGAGGCCGGTGCGAAGGCGGGGCATGACCCTGCATCGCTCAAGGTGAGCATCAATTCACATGGTTTCATTGCGGACCGTGTGGAGCAGGCGGTGGAGACGGCGTTCCCGCCGTACATCGACACCATGGCGCGCATCGGACGTGAGCGCGGATGGCCGATGCCCACGCGTCAGCAGTTCGACTTCGAGCGTTCACCGCGTGGGGCGATGTTGCTGGGCAGCCCGCAGGAAGTGATCGACAAGATCCTGTTCGAACACGAGCTGTTCAAACACGATCGCATGATGATCCAGTTCAGCGTGGGCCCGATGCAACACGCCGACATCATGCGCAGCATCGAACTGTTCGGCACGCAGGTGGCGCCGGCGGTGCGGAAGGCGCTGGGGGTGCCGGCAGCAATCGCCACCGACACCCCCGAGAGTCCTGCACCGTAA
- a CDS encoding Ig-like domain-containing protein, translating to MPIPHAPLAVPRRLVRMIALLAATSISLAGCGVGGSDGTTTPPPPPPPDVTVSSVAVSLASGSVEVGATSQATAVARNAAGTELTGKSITWTSSASTVATVSAAGLVTAVA from the coding sequence ATGCCCATTCCCCACGCTCCCCTCGCGGTCCCGCGTCGGCTGGTTCGCATGATCGCCCTCCTGGCCGCGACCTCTATCAGCCTGGCCGGATGCGGAGTGGGAGGCAGTGACGGCACCACCACGCCCCCTCCCCCGCCGCCGCCGGATGTCACCGTGTCCAGTGTCGCGGTCTCCCTGGCCAGCGGCTCGGTAGAAGTCGGCGCCACCTCACAGGCCACCGCCGTCGCCCGCAATGCCGCCGGCACCGAGCTCACCGGCAAGTCCATCACCTGGACCTCCTCAGCGTCCACCGTGGCCACGGTCTCCGCGGCGGGTCTCGTGACCGCCGTGGCCTAG